Below is a genomic region from Populus trichocarpa isolate Nisqually-1 chromosome 15, P.trichocarpa_v4.1, whole genome shotgun sequence.
aaatatggcattgatatcatattaattatcctTTTATCTGAAGGTAGCTAggctcatattaaaaaaatatatattaattttagatgTAGGGTGTTTGTCAATATCGATTTATGTATACCTAATATTCAAGTGATGTTAATGATTTCTGCTCTTAATTAAGAAGTAACTCATCGTTTCTTGTTCAAGCtagacttgattttttttaattttttccatgctGTAAAATGTGAAATGCGTGGGGGATAAAGATAGCTTCAATATGAATGCTTTACTGGTCCCATGAAAGCTTGAAAATgcataagagaagaaaagaaagaaccatGAACTGTAAATTGTACGACTTCTTGAAAGTGCATGCGAAAGCGAAtgcattaataaatttgtatcTGGAAATGATATATTGCTTATTATCAATTTGAATCACACGACTTCTTGAAAGAAATGACAATCCAAACAGTACAACATTACATATATATGGCAAACCAATCCACACTGTTAATGGGGGGAACAAAAggacgaagaaaaaaaaacagctcttATGTGTATGATCAAGTTTTAAGGGTGTTATAGGGTGGCGTTTGAGCAGCTGCAGTTGCCGAAACCTggtttctcttttgtttctgCTAAGTAAGCTTGTATGGCACTTACTgcaatgccataaataaaagaGTACTTGACCACTGCTCTAGAAAAAGGACCCTTATTTTCAAGGATCCATCTCTTGACACTGCTTCTATAATGCGATTCAACAGAGCGTTTGACCTTCGTATAAGCAGTAGGGTTGGGCGCCAGATTGGTTGTCATCTCTTTGAAGATTTGTGCTATCTGATCGTCACTTCCTATAGTGGTGCGGAGTATTCCCTTTGATCGCAGCTCCTTCACATCTTCAGGTTTATCAATCAGTGAACGCATAAGGCATACATACGAAGTGCACCTACCATAATACCAACCAGCGCATGTTTCATAGGCTGCCAAGTTCAGAAGCAAGGACTTGGTTGAGTCCTCTATGCTTAGTGGAGGAATGCAGAGTGCTCCACCGAGCAATGTATTTTTGAACTTGACATCGGTGAAGACACGGGTGTTGCTTGGCATAAAAGAAATTCCAACGTTCTTAAGCTCGTTGACAGAATAATACCGGTTCCAGCTTGTGATCTCCCCGTACCTTCTTCTCTCTGGTAGATGTTGTCCTAATTTGCCGTATAcgaacatgaaataaaaaaattcgagAAGATGATCATAAGGATCTAAACCAAAGGCAGTATCCTTGGATATTGGGGATTTCGATCTTAATTTTAATGCTCTCggcaattctgaaaaaaaaagggatatttTTTTCCAGCACAACTCTCTTTGAGGGGGTATTTCATGAATGTCTTTGGAGAAATTTTCAAGTATTTTCATCCAATTTTGATCTTCACTTTCCGGACTCGAACTCTggaaaaaatgcaataaaattgtgttgttcaattttttatgcGAGTACAATATATGATGCATGCAAGTTATGAgcagaataatataaataattcaataaaaaattaataaatttagaatgCTCCTAAACTAAACACAAAAGAACTAAAATAGATGGCAGAAAGAAGATTGTTTTACATGTTTGGACGAAGAAGTATCCTCCACGGCAATGTGATCCCCTTTCCTTTTATATAACCTGAGTTCatcaacaattataattttaatgctaAGATTACAACTTCAACTAAAGTAAAAATTCTAGTTCATGTTCATGCTAAATCACATCTAGTTAAATTAAACATTAGCATACTTGTAACCAACAACCTCATCAATGGGATAAGAACTCGAAAGGGGAGTTGGTTCTCTAGTAAGAACAAGTCCCTTCTAACCGAAGCAACTTCTTCCTTCCTCAGGTTCTGTTTCGCAAGCTTGTGGGAGACAACATGGAGAATGAAATAGCCATCAAGAAACATCATCTGGGTGAATTTCTCATCGTTGAACTGACGTGTTGACTCCTCTGCATAGCATTTCCTTGCATCGGTGACCAACTCTTTGACCTTGCTGTACATTTCTTCAGCAGTCACTCTCCTATCTTTGACAAACTGGCCGGCCATTTCAGCCTTGAGCTTCTCCATTTCCTTGAGTTCTTTTTTCCCATGGTGATAGGGACCGATGGAGACAACCAGTGGCTCATAGCAATCCGTGTTCTCTTTCATTTTACGAAACTCTGATGGAACCCTTGGAACCTCTAGCTCATTCACTTGGTTGGAATTTCCGGCCCTACTTTCGGTCATCAAGGACTGCAGCCACGCATGATCAGTACTATGCGAAGGACTATGTGAAGGACTATGTGAAGAGCCCTCAATGTTTAGTGCTATAGACATTGTTAGTACGTATACACACTAATGATAAACACAAGAATAGGATCTGTTAACTAGAACTAATTTATAGTAATTTATACCAAGTGATTGATCGGTCTAGCTTGAAAGTGAAGTGGCTTTAGCTTGGAGCAAGTATTTTAGCTTACTTGGAAGTTGTGCTCTATTCCTTTGAGCCTATTTGAATTCACGTTGGACAGCATTGTGCTGCACAATGATTCGGTT
It encodes:
- the LOC18105505 gene encoding uncharacterized protein LOC18105505; the encoded protein is MSIALNIEGSSHSPSHSPSHSTDHAWLQSLMTESRAGNSNQVNELEVPRVPSEFRKMKENTDCYEPLVVSIGPYHHGKKELKEMEKLKAEMAGQFVKDRRVTAEEMYSKVKELVTDARKCYAEESTRQFNDEKFTQMMFLDGYFILHVVSHKLAKQNLRKEEVASVRRDLFLLENQLPFRVLIPLMRLYKRKGDHIAVEDTSSSKHSSSPESEDQNWMKILENFSKDIHEIPPQRELCWKKISLFFSELPRALKLRSKSPISKDTAFGLDPYDHLLEFFYFMFVYGKLGQHLPERRRYGEITSWNRYYSVNELKNVGISFMPSNTRVFTDVKFKNTLLGGALCIPPLSIEDSTKSLLLNLAAYETCAGWYYGRCTSYVCLMRSLIDKPEDVKELRSKGILRTTIGSDDQIAQIFKEMTTNLAPNPTAYTKVKRSVESHYRSSVKRWILENKGPFSRAVVKYSFIYGIAVSAIQAYLAETKEKPGFGNCSCSNATL